The window ATTCCTGGGACAGCGACGGTTCGGGAAATAAAGGTCAGAAAGTTGGATATGTCGGCTATGCGTTCCTCGAATCACCGGGTAACTCATTTGACGGTATAGACAACGACGATGATTGTGGCGATCCTAACGCTCCAAGATTCATCCAGACTTCCTTTGATTCCGTAACATACCAGCCGGGTCAGGTAATGGTTCTCATAGATGGTGGCACCTATGCAAGAACTCAATACACTGTCCAAGCGGGCGTGAATACTGTAACAAGTCTTGGAAGAACAATTTCTTTCACTGCCGGTGTAAACTACTTCAGAGAAGGACATATCAAAGAAATCGTTAATGGTGTTGCCATTCCTGACTCGTCTGCGAATGACGGACTTGATAACGACTTCGACGGTGTCATTGATGAAAACCAGGCTATCCATTTCGAGACAAGAAGAATCAAAAACCTCCCCGGTCTTAAATACAAAGATTTTAAGACAGGTCTTGCGGTTAATGATCCACTAATCGATGAAAAACGCGATAACGATGCCGGAACAATTGTTTCCTCGTTCATCAAAAATCCTGACGGCACATCCACACTCGTATCACACTGGTCGGGTGATGAGAATGCCAACTGGGTAGCAAACGATGCTTCAACCGGTGACATTAGAGATGATGTCGGTAGTGACGGTTTGGGACCATATGATGAAGGTTATATCGGACCGGATCCTGACGGAAGTGAAGGCAACGGAAGACCTGATCAGGGCGAGCCAAACTTCGGTAAAACCGATCCTGACGAATCCGATCAGATTGGTCTGACAGCATTCAACTTTTTCGAACAGGCTTCTTCTCCCGACATGAGTCAGGATGAGGTGCTTTGGAGCAGAATGTTCCCCGGAAGATTTGATGTTATTCCGCCAAATCCACAGGATGGTGACTTTATTTATGCTTCGGGCTACTTCCCGCTGGCACCTAATCAGATTGAAAGATTCTCTGTATCTCTTCTCTTCGGACAGGATTATGCAGATGTGGTGCGTCAGAAAAATGTAGTTCAGCAGATTTACAACGCCGGTTACAAATTCCCGCAGCCACCAAGAAAACCAAAGATCAGCATCACACAGGATGACGGAAAAGTAATTCTTTACTGGGATCCAAGACCTGTTGAGAATTCGATCGATTTTATCTCAAAGACAAAAGACTTTGAAGGATACAAAATCTACCGTGCAAGCGATGCAGGTTTTATCGATGCAAGAACCATCACCAATGCTTATGGTGTGTTGTTCTTCAACAAACCGCTGAAACAGTTCGATATCAAAGGCAACGGCATAAAAGGGTTCTTCTATCCGAAACCTGAACTTCTCGAACAACTCGGTGGAACCACCTATTATTTGGGAGATGATACAACAGGTCTCACAAACAGATACATAGATTCAACAGCTACTAAAGGTCAGACCTACTATTATGCTGTTGCTGCCTATGATAAAGGTGATGCACCCAGCAACATCTTCCCGAGCGAGAACTCAAGCTTTATCTTCCGTTCAAATACGGGTGAAATCATTACAGATGACAACACCGGGTACATCACACCGGGTGCAAGACCGATTGGATATGTGGATGCAGGACTCGAGTCATTGACCCCCGAAATAAAACCAAGAGGTACCGGAAAAGTGATGGTTGAAGTTGTTGATCAATCGGCGATCAAACCTAAAAACACATACCGTGTGGTTTTTGCTGATACTTCACTTCAGAAATACACTGAATCATGGTCACTCGTTAATGTAACCACCGGTGACACTGTAATTAAACAATCGACTGTATTTGGCGGCTCAACCCCGATTATCGACGGTTTCAGATTGCAAATCGCGAATGATGATGTTATTAAACTTGACACAGTGAAATCAGGCTGGTATTTCAACGGACAGGACACAATTCCTGCAGCCGGTGGAGCAGGTTCTACTCAGTTCCCCGGGTTCACCTTCACTACTTTCCTTGTTGGAACAAACAGGGGAACAGTTTGGGCTGATGATTACTATCTTGAATTCAGTGCTGATACACTCTTTGGCACTTCCATAGCTGATACATTGGTACCCCCGACGAGTGCAAACAGATTCCCTTCGAGAAAGACTAATTTCAAAGTGAAGAGAATCTCTGACAATTCTGAAGTGCCGTTTGTATATTACAAAACGGGTACTCAAAGTACCGTTCATAACATCTACTTTAGAGAAGTTATTAATGGTACAAGATATCGTACATGGAGACTAAACATCTTCATGGATGCGGTAAATGCCCCTCTTCCAACTTCAGGCTTCCTTAAGGCATATACCAAAAAACCGTTCTCAAGCGCTGACGCATTCAGATTTAACATGAAATCGAGTTCGATTAACAGTGCTGCTGCAGCAAATGAGCTGGACAAAATAAAAGTTGTTCCTAATCCTTATGTGGTCACACATGCGAATGAAGCCAGACTTCTTAGCACCCAGACCAGCGGCAGAGGCGAAAGAGAAATCAGATTCACCCATGTTCCTCCGGGATCGAAAATCAAAATCTTCACCGTGAAAGGTGAGTTGATCAAGACGCTCGACGCTGCTGATGTTTATGTCGGTGATGTTTACTGGAATCTCAGAACTGAAGAAAATCTTGACGCAGCATTTGGTGTTTATGTCTATACAGTAGAGATACCAAATGTGGGAACCAAAATCGGCAAGTTTGCCTTAATCAAATAGCGGAGAGTTTGAGAATGAAAAGACTTTATTTTTTAGTAATTCTTGTGTCTGCCTGTTCGTTGATGTTCGGGCAGACTAAAGTCGGCTCTACTGCTGCTCCATTCTTGTCAATAGGAATAGGACCAAGAGCCGTCGGTATGGGCGGTGCATTTACTGCTACAGCCAACGACATCACTGCACTCTACTGGAACCCCGCAGGTGTGTCGAGGATGGGTGGAAGTGGTGCTTACTTTTCTCATACCAAGTGGTTCGCTGACATCAACTTCAATTATGCTGCGGCAATGTTGACTCTTGGTGATTGGGGTACAGTCGGCGGAAGCGTTACCTTACTTGACTATGGTGAGACTGAGATTACCACCGTAAAAGAACCCGATGGAACCGGCGCCAAATATGGTGCGAAGGACATGGCATTGGGTTTGCATTATGCGATGAATCTCACTGACCGTTTTTCAATCGGTGGTACCGTGAAGTATGTTCAGCAGTCGATCTGGAATACAAGTGCATCAACCGTGGCTTTTGACCTTGGAGTGCTTTTCCTTTCGGAGATTTATGGCTTGAGAATTGGAGCCACAATCTCTAACTTTGGAGGAGACATGACGATGGACGGAAAAGACCTTTATGTATTGTATGACATCGATCCGGGCATCTTTGGAAACAACGATCAGATTCTTGCAAAGTTGAAAACCGATCCATACCCGCTTCCCTTGACTTTCAAGGTGGGTGCGGCGATGGATGTTATCAACTCTTCGGATCTCAAATTGACTCTCGGTGTCGATGCACTTCACCCGAGTGACAACTCGGAGAGCATCAATGTTGGTGGTGAGATCGTTTACAAAAATCTTATCGCTCTTCGGGGCGGTTACAAATCACTCTTCCTTGATAATGCCGAGGAAGGGCTCACACTTGGTGTGGGATTAAATTATGATATCGCTCCAAATCTTGGTTTATCTTTTGACTACGCTTACCAGGACTTTGGATTGTTGAAAAACACACAGTTTTTCTCACTGGGTATCAAATTTTAGGCTTTAATTAAACAAACATTTTGAATAACTTGAAATCACAAATTCATTTAATGAGGAGAAACGCTATGAAAAAACTCTTTACGGCTGTAGTTTTAGTTGCAGCCATGGCTTCTATGGCTTTCGCCCAGAATGCTGTGACATTCAAAGTCAACATGGGAAAACAGGTTACACTCGGTAACTTCGATCCTATGGCAGATACTTTGTTTGTCAGTGGTGCATTCAACGGGTGGGGCACTGGAAACCCAATTCCAAAGCCAGCCGGCAATGACTCAATCTGGGTTGTAACCGTTCCTGCAGTTGGTGCACCTGGTGCAACTGCTGAATACAAATTCAGATTCAGAGATGTCTCTGCTGCTGCTGATGTATGGGAAAGTGTCGCAAACAGAAGCCTCACAGTAGCCGGTGATCCGACCGTTCTCGATGTAGTTTACTTCGACAACAATGGTTATCAGGCAACAACAAACTTAAGCCTTACATTCTCGGTTAACATGGAACTCGAAAGACTTTCAGGAAGATTCACACCATCAGAAGATACCGTTTCAGTAAATGGTAACTTCAACGGCTGGACTTCGAAAGTTAATATCATGCTTCCAAGTGCTAACCCTGATGTTTACGAAGTAACCTTCAACAAAGAAGTATCACTCGGTGAAGAACTTAACTACAAATACTGGTACACACCTAATGCATGGGAAAGCCGTCCTAACAGACAGTATATCATCACACAAGCTGATCTTACTGCAGGTTTCCTCGTACAGGAAGGTACATACAATGACGGAAGCCTTGCAATCGTTATCAATCAGCCATGTACAATTAAGTTCACAGTGAACACTAACGGAGCAAGCGGTCCTATCGGTCCATTTACATCTGTTACCAACGCTATCATCGCTGGTTCATCAGCTCCATTGGGATGGCCAGGTGGCGGATGGCCAACAAGTGACTCAGCAGTAGTTATCAGATTATTTGATGACGGTACCAACGGTGACCTTGTAGCTGGTGACAAAATATTCTCAAAGAATGTTCTTTTCCCTGCTTACACTTCACTCGGTCTCGAATACAAATATGGTCTTAACTTTGGATTGGCAACAAACCAGGGTTCGAACGATAACGAAGCCGGTGTTGGCAGCAACCATACACTCAACTGGCACATCAATTATGTAAGTGCAACTGCTGTTGATACTTTCGGTAGAATCACCACTGCAAACCTTATCAATGTCGTTACAGGCGTTAAGGAAATTGACAACAATATTCCTAACAACTATTCGATGACACAGAACTATCCTAACCCGTTCAACCCTTCAACATCAATCCGTTTCAGCATTCCTGAGACAGGTAATGTAAGAATGGTAGTTTACAATGCAATCGGTCAGGAAGTAGCAGTTCTCGTTGATGAGCAGAAATCAGCCGGTAACTATGAAGTTAGCTTCGATGCAGCTAAATTGCCTTCAGGTATCTATCTTTACACAATTCAGTCAGGCAGCTTTAGCCAGACCCGTAAAATGATGCTCTTGAAGTAATTCAACTCTAACTGAATTATTGTTAAAAAGGCTGCTTGAAAAGGCAGCCTTTTTTTTTGTCTATCAATATTGAATAGCTACTAAAGAAAAGAGTCGACTGAGAATTTTCAAATCAACTTACCCCCGAAGCGGGGTTATATGTTCGTAGCTGCAAGATTAATAATCAAATAATACCCCCGAAGCGGGGTTATATGTTCGTAGATGAAAGATCAATAATCAAATAATACCCCCGAAGCGGGGTTATATGTTCGTAGAGAGCAGAACAACAAACCATTCCTACCCCCGAAGCGGGGTTATATGTTCGTAGAGGGTTATATGTTCGTAGAGGGTTACATGTTCGTAAAGCTTTTCTCATTCTTTCCACAAATATTCTTTTTTATATTCGATTCCGTACGAAGTTAAAAACTTCTCATATTCTTCTGTAAAGCTGTTTCGGTGATGATGCACTTCCTGATCTTTAATGTATTGGACAATACGGCTTATCTCTGATTTACCGATTGAAAAAGCACCAAAACCTTCCTGCCAACTGAATCTTCCAACTGCTAATCTTTTCTCATTAACGAAAAGTGATGAACTTCTTTTAATCTCTTTTACCAGTTCTGAGATAGAAATATCCGGAGAAATCCCTAACAAAATATGAACATGATCCATGTCTCCATTAATAATGTACAAAACTTGTTTTTTATTGGTTATGATACCGGAGA is drawn from Bacteroidota bacterium and contains these coding sequences:
- the tnpA gene encoding IS200/IS605 family transposase, translated to MGSTFTQLYIHVVFSVKRRERLISKQWKEELYKYISGIITNKKQVLYIINGDMDHVHILLGISPDISISELVKEIKRSSSLFVNEKRLAVGRFSWQEGFGAFSIGKSEISRIVQYIKDQEVHHHRNSFTEEYEKFLTSYGIEYKKEYLWKE
- a CDS encoding PorV/PorQ family protein encodes the protein MKRLYFLVILVSACSLMFGQTKVGSTAAPFLSIGIGPRAVGMGGAFTATANDITALYWNPAGVSRMGGSGAYFSHTKWFADINFNYAAAMLTLGDWGTVGGSVTLLDYGETEITTVKEPDGTGAKYGAKDMALGLHYAMNLTDRFSIGGTVKYVQQSIWNTSASTVAFDLGVLFLSEIYGLRIGATISNFGGDMTMDGKDLYVLYDIDPGIFGNNDQILAKLKTDPYPLPLTFKVGAAMDVINSSDLKLTLGVDALHPSDNSESINVGGEIVYKNLIALRGGYKSLFLDNAEEGLTLGVGLNYDIAPNLGLSFDYAYQDFGLLKNTQFFSLGIKF
- a CDS encoding T9SS type A sorting domain-containing protein, whose protein sequence is MKKLFTAVVLVAAMASMAFAQNAVTFKVNMGKQVTLGNFDPMADTLFVSGAFNGWGTGNPIPKPAGNDSIWVVTVPAVGAPGATAEYKFRFRDVSAAADVWESVANRSLTVAGDPTVLDVVYFDNNGYQATTNLSLTFSVNMELERLSGRFTPSEDTVSVNGNFNGWTSKVNIMLPSANPDVYEVTFNKEVSLGEELNYKYWYTPNAWESRPNRQYIITQADLTAGFLVQEGTYNDGSLAIVINQPCTIKFTVNTNGASGPIGPFTSVTNAIIAGSSAPLGWPGGGWPTSDSAVVIRLFDDGTNGDLVAGDKIFSKNVLFPAYTSLGLEYKYGLNFGLATNQGSNDNEAGVGSNHTLNWHINYVSATAVDTFGRITTANLINVVTGVKEIDNNIPNNYSMTQNYPNPFNPSTSIRFSIPETGNVRMVVYNAIGQEVAVLVDEQKSAGNYEVSFDAAKLPSGIYLYTIQSGSFSQTRKMMLLK